A single region of the Pseudomonas sp. VD-NE ins genome encodes:
- a CDS encoding ATP-binding protein produces MNISGSMTQVLLIEDSSQIGHARRTAQQLAEQHGFDEGDAGRVALVATELASNVLKHASHGEMHLRVLPRANGFGIELLAIDRAQGFDLEACLADGFSTGGTQGIGLGSISRQAEVFDVYADARGAVLLARFYPRTDREPDMRFGVSQHSLHNDPACGDVWHLAYDNGSISALIIDGLGHGEDAERAGRAGAQTFALTPFSEPVMLMEDMHRDMIGTRGGAVAFARFDARRDSLTFAGVGNIGASLINADKSRGLASHPGIVGVQYRKARPFDYAHVNGHLLIMYSDGLQSRWNLQDYPGLVHRHPAVIAGVLHRDFCRGRDDVTVLVVALEAAHG; encoded by the coding sequence ATGAATATCAGCGGGTCGATGACCCAGGTTTTACTGATCGAAGACAGCAGCCAGATCGGCCACGCCCGCCGCACGGCGCAACAACTGGCCGAACAACACGGCTTTGACGAAGGCGATGCCGGGCGTGTGGCACTGGTGGCGACGGAGCTGGCAAGTAACGTGCTCAAGCACGCCAGCCACGGTGAAATGCACCTGCGGGTGCTGCCGCGCGCCAATGGTTTTGGCATTGAATTGCTCGCCATTGACCGTGCGCAGGGGTTTGATCTGGAGGCCTGTCTGGCCGACGGGTTTTCTACTGGCGGTACCCAAGGCATCGGCCTCGGCTCGATATCACGCCAGGCCGAAGTGTTTGATGTGTACGCCGATGCCCGTGGCGCGGTGTTATTGGCCCGATTTTATCCACGCACGGATCGCGAGCCCGACATGCGCTTTGGGGTCAGCCAGCACTCGTTGCACAACGATCCGGCGTGCGGCGATGTCTGGCACCTGGCGTATGACAACGGCAGCATCAGCGCACTGATCATCGACGGGCTCGGTCACGGTGAAGACGCCGAACGCGCCGGCCGCGCCGGAGCGCAAACCTTCGCCCTGACGCCCTTTTCCGAGCCAGTGATGCTGATGGAAGACATGCACCGCGACATGATCGGTACTCGCGGCGGCGCCGTCGCGTTCGCCCGGTTCGATGCGCGGCGCGACAGCCTGACCTTTGCCGGTGTCGGCAACATCGGCGCCAGCCTGATCAACGCCGACAAATCCCGTGGCCTCGCCTCGCACCCGGGCATCGTCGGCGTGCAATACCGGAAAGCCCGGCCCTTTGACTATGCTCACGTGAACGGACATCTATTGATCATGTACAGCGACGGCTTGCAGTCCCGTTGGAATCTTCAAGACTACCCCGGTCTGGTGCACCGCCATCCCGCCGTGATAGCCGGCGTCCTGCACCGCGACTTCTGTCGCGGGCGCGACGATGTAACGGTGCTGGTCGTTGCCCTGGAGGCCGCCCATGGCTGA
- a CDS encoding ATP-binding protein: MAESPILSSAEQAALIAQLQSETAALREELDETNQGVLALYAELDVQAEELRQASDLKSRFLSYMSHEFRTPLGSILSINSLLADELDGPLSPEQHKQVAFVSTAARELSDMVDDLLDLAKIEAGRISISPAWFDMFDLFSALRGMFRPIVDASAVDLIFEEPVGLPRLYTDDKKLAQILRNFISNSLKFTTRGEVRVSARLEGADKVRFAVSDTGIGIAAELHGALFEDFSQVDSPLQKRLRGTGLGLSLCKRFAALLGGEVGMDSAPGVGSTFFVIIPLAIALENVDET, from the coding sequence ATGGCTGAGTCGCCGATCCTGAGCAGTGCCGAGCAGGCTGCGCTGATTGCGCAGTTGCAGAGCGAAACCGCGGCCCTGCGCGAAGAACTCGATGAGACCAATCAGGGGGTGCTGGCGCTGTACGCCGAACTCGATGTACAGGCTGAGGAACTGCGCCAGGCTTCGGATCTGAAAAGCCGCTTTTTGTCGTACATGAGCCACGAGTTCCGCACGCCGCTGGGTTCGATCCTGAGCATCAACAGCCTGCTGGCCGATGAACTCGACGGCCCGCTCAGTCCCGAGCAACACAAACAAGTGGCCTTCGTCAGCACGGCGGCACGCGAACTCAGCGACATGGTCGATGATCTGCTCGATCTGGCCAAGATCGAGGCCGGACGCATCAGCATTTCCCCGGCGTGGTTCGACATGTTCGACCTGTTCTCCGCCCTGCGCGGGATGTTCCGGCCGATCGTCGACGCCTCGGCGGTCGATCTGATCTTCGAAGAACCGGTCGGATTGCCACGCCTGTACACCGACGACAAGAAACTCGCGCAGATCCTGCGCAATTTCATTTCCAACTCGCTGAAATTCACCACCCGTGGCGAAGTGCGGGTTTCCGCGCGGCTCGAAGGGGCGGACAAGGTGCGCTTCGCCGTCAGCGACACCGGAATAGGTATCGCTGCCGAGCTGCATGGCGCATTGTTCGAAGACTTTTCCCAGGTCGACTCGCCGTTGCAGAAACGCCTGCGCGGTACCGGGCTGGGCCTGTCACTGTGTAAACGCTTCGCCGCCCTGCTCGGCGGTGAAGTCGGGATGGACAGTGCGCCGGGGGTCGGCTCGACCTTTTTCGTGATCATCCCGTTGGCGATCGCTCTGGAGAACGTCGATGAAACGTGA
- a CDS encoding response regulator: MKRDIRLLIVDDNVATRYALRRRLERHGYEVLEAGTGGEGLALIDSEALDALILDVNLPDMSGFDIVRILRADSRTALLPVIHVSAASIQTGDIITGLNAGADAYLIHPVDPDVLLATLRTLLRVRDTENALRESEARFREIFANVSAPIAVLDASLKVHECNHAFAQLILDNQDPLALRECFAEDQSAILNELRLRLVDGERWKGTLNMRVQGEIRETEWQISPYRTPELSLVFVEDVTEHRHRERSHLARLDDTTTQLAKETAERVRAEAQLLQVQKMDALGKLTGGIAHDFNNLLTGIITSLELIQKRVADQRLDKVQFYSEAALNSAMSAASLTHRLLAFARQQPLDTRPVDINEHVRSLEELLMRTIGERISLKLELTNKPAIALVDPVQLESAVLNLVINARDALPVGGNIWVSTYAAYSHGDPNLADGAYVALSVRDDGTGIEHNVIDKVFDPFFTTKPLGQGTGLGLSTIYGFARQSGGDAHIRSVARRGTEVTIMLPATTDPTGADIPAPVVDPQGSGEHVLIVEDMPSVRMFVTEVLEDAGYRCTQAADIETALERLQNDPSINLLLTDVGLPRMSGRELADVARGWREGLPILFMTGYAETAINRQVFLGSGMDMLVKPFQISELLDKVRRTLDGA; the protein is encoded by the coding sequence ATGAAACGTGACATCCGCCTGTTGATCGTCGACGACAACGTCGCCACCCGCTACGCCCTGCGCCGACGGCTGGAGCGCCACGGCTACGAGGTGCTGGAGGCCGGCACCGGTGGCGAGGGGCTGGCGCTGATCGACAGTGAAGCGCTCGATGCGTTGATCCTCGACGTCAATCTGCCGGACATGAGCGGCTTCGACATCGTACGGATTCTGCGCGCGGACAGCCGCACCGCGCTGTTGCCGGTGATCCATGTGTCCGCGGCGTCGATCCAGACCGGCGATATCATCACCGGCCTCAACGCCGGTGCCGACGCCTACCTGATTCACCCGGTGGACCCCGACGTGCTGCTGGCCACCCTGCGCACGTTGCTACGGGTGCGCGACACGGAAAATGCCCTGCGCGAAAGCGAGGCGCGGTTCCGCGAGATTTTCGCCAATGTGTCGGCGCCGATCGCGGTGCTCGATGCCAGCCTCAAGGTGCATGAGTGCAACCATGCCTTCGCCCAACTGATTCTCGACAATCAAGACCCACTGGCCCTGCGTGAATGCTTCGCCGAGGATCAGAGCGCGATCCTCAATGAACTGCGCCTGCGTCTGGTCGATGGCGAGCGCTGGAAAGGCACGCTGAACATGCGTGTGCAGGGTGAGATTCGCGAGACCGAATGGCAGATTTCCCCGTACCGCACGCCCGAACTGAGCCTGGTCTTCGTCGAAGACGTTACCGAGCACCGCCACCGCGAACGCTCGCATCTGGCGCGTCTGGATGACACCACCACGCAACTGGCCAAGGAAACCGCCGAACGCGTGCGCGCCGAGGCGCAGTTGCTGCAAGTGCAGAAAATGGATGCGCTGGGCAAGCTCACGGGCGGTATTGCTCACGACTTCAACAACCTGCTGACCGGGATCATCACCAGCCTGGAACTGATCCAGAAACGGGTCGCCGATCAGCGTCTGGACAAGGTGCAGTTTTATAGCGAAGCGGCGCTGAATTCGGCGATGAGCGCGGCGTCGCTCACCCACCGCCTGCTGGCCTTTGCCCGCCAGCAGCCTTTGGACACGCGGCCGGTGGACATCAACGAGCACGTACGTTCGCTGGAAGAACTGCTGATGCGCACCATCGGTGAACGCATCAGCCTCAAGCTTGAGCTGACCAACAAACCGGCGATCGCCCTGGTCGACCCGGTGCAACTGGAAAGTGCGGTTCTGAATCTGGTGATCAACGCCCGCGATGCGCTGCCGGTGGGCGGCAATATCTGGGTCAGCACGTACGCCGCTTACTCCCATGGCGACCCGAATCTGGCCGATGGCGCTTACGTGGCGCTGTCGGTGCGTGACGACGGCACAGGGATCGAGCACAACGTCATCGATAAAGTCTTCGATCCGTTTTTCACCACCAAACCGTTGGGCCAGGGCACCGGGCTGGGCCTGTCGACAATCTATGGTTTTGCCCGCCAGTCGGGCGGCGATGCGCACATCCGCAGTGTCGCCCGGCGCGGCACCGAAGTGACGATCATGTTGCCGGCCACCACTGATCCGACAGGCGCCGACATCCCCGCGCCGGTGGTCGATCCGCAAGGCAGCGGTGAGCATGTACTGATTGTCGAGGACATGCCGTCGGTGCGCATGTTTGTCACTGAAGTGCTGGAGGACGCAGGTTACCGCTGCACCCAGGCGGCGGATATCGAGACAGCGCTGGAGCGCCTGCAGAATGATCCGTCGATCAACCTGTTGCTGACCGACGTTGGCCTGCCGCGCATGAGCGGTCGTGAATTGGCGGATGTTGCGCGGGGCTGGCGTGAGGGGCTGCCGATCCTGTTCATGACCGGGTATGCGGAAACGGCGATCAATCGTCAGGTATTTCTCGGCAGCGGCATGGACATGCTGGTCAAGCCGTTCCAGATCAGCGAACTGCTCGACAAGGTCCGCCGCACCCTTGATGGTGCCTGA
- a CDS encoding excinuclease ABC subunit UvrA, with translation MTSKRTSKAPAGMVRVRGAREHNLKNVDVDIPRDALVVFTGVSGSGKSSLAFSTLYAEAQRRYFESVAPYARRLIDQVGVPDVDSIEGLPPAVALQQQRGTPSTRSSVGSVTTLSSLIRMLYSRAGSYPPGQPMLYAEDFSPNTPQGACPECHGLGRVYEVTEALMVPDPNLTIRQRAVASWPLAWQGQNLRDILVTMGIDVDIPWKKLPKKQRDWILFTEETPTVPVYAGLTPEETRVALKRKMEPSYQGTFTGARRYILHTFTHSQSALMKKRVSQFMLGSPCPLCDGKRLKREALSVTFAGYDIGELSQMPLLQVAEVLRPVAAASYLQQAEETGETLSHAQTREARQQRVAHGASGHGSAPDVRHTPNLSLEKRLAAQRIAEDLLERVSTLTDLGLGYLALERSTPTLSSGELQRLRLATQLGSQLFGVIYVLDEPSAGLHPADGEALFEALQRLKADGNTLFVVEHDVETMRRADWLIDVGPAAGEQGGQVLYSGPPAGLAEIEASQTRAYLFAETQRQVRTARKPTAWLKLEGITRNNLNNLSAEFPLGCFTSVTGVSGSGKSSLVSQALLELVGAQLGRPTLDSEPEELSLEDDAPQVSSGQVTSGLESIKRLVQVDQKPIGRTPRSNLATYTGLFDNVRKLYAATDAARDAGYDAGQFSFNVAKGRCATCEGEGFVSVELLFMPSVYAPCPTCHGARYNPQTLAILWEGLSIAQVLQLTVEEAVTVFAGQPGIRRSLEVLRDIGLGYLRLGQPATELSGGEAQRIKLATELQRNQRGATLYVLDEPTTGLHPRDVDRLLEQLDTLVTAGHTVIVVEHEMRVVAQSDWVIDIGPGAGDQGGRIVVAGTPQKVAASKKSRTAPFLARALSR, from the coding sequence ATGACTTCCAAACGCACCTCCAAAGCGCCCGCCGGCATGGTCCGGGTACGCGGCGCCCGTGAACATAACCTGAAGAACGTCGATGTCGACATTCCCCGCGATGCCCTGGTGGTGTTCACCGGCGTGTCCGGTTCGGGCAAATCCTCGCTGGCCTTCTCGACCTTGTACGCCGAAGCCCAGCGCCGCTACTTTGAATCGGTGGCGCCCTATGCGCGACGGTTGATCGATCAGGTTGGCGTGCCGGATGTCGATTCCATCGAAGGCCTGCCGCCGGCCGTGGCCCTGCAACAGCAACGCGGCACGCCGAGCACACGTTCGTCGGTGGGCAGCGTGACGACGTTGTCGAGCCTGATCCGTATGCTCTATTCGCGCGCCGGCAGTTATCCGCCGGGGCAACCGATGTTGTATGCCGAGGACTTTTCGCCGAACACACCGCAAGGCGCGTGTCCGGAGTGCCATGGTCTTGGGCGGGTGTATGAAGTCACCGAGGCGCTGATGGTGCCCGATCCGAACCTGACCATCCGCCAGCGCGCGGTGGCGTCCTGGCCGTTGGCCTGGCAGGGCCAGAACCTGCGCGACATCCTCGTAACCATGGGCATCGACGTCGACATCCCGTGGAAAAAGCTGCCGAAAAAGCAGCGCGACTGGATTCTCTTCACCGAAGAAACCCCGACCGTGCCGGTGTACGCCGGGCTGACCCCGGAAGAAACCCGCGTCGCCCTCAAACGCAAGATGGAGCCGAGTTATCAGGGCACCTTCACCGGCGCCCGCCGCTACATCCTGCACACCTTCACCCATTCGCAAAGTGCGCTGATGAAGAAGCGCGTTTCACAGTTCATGCTCGGCAGCCCTTGCCCGTTATGCGACGGCAAACGCCTGAAGCGTGAAGCGTTGTCGGTGACGTTTGCCGGGTATGACATCGGTGAGCTGTCGCAGATGCCATTGCTGCAAGTCGCCGAAGTATTGCGGCCGGTGGCGGCGGCCAGTTATCTGCAACAGGCTGAAGAAACCGGTGAGACCTTGAGCCATGCGCAAACCCGCGAGGCCCGCCAGCAGCGCGTGGCCCACGGTGCCAGCGGCCACGGCAGCGCGCCCGATGTGCGGCACACACCCAATCTGTCGCTGGAGAAGCGTCTGGCGGCGCAGCGCATTGCCGAGGATTTGCTGGAGCGGGTCAGCACGCTGACCGATCTGGGCCTCGGTTATCTGGCGCTGGAGCGCAGCACGCCAACCTTGTCGTCCGGTGAGCTGCAACGCTTGCGCCTGGCGACGCAACTGGGTTCGCAATTGTTCGGGGTGATCTACGTGCTCGACGAACCTTCCGCCGGTTTGCACCCGGCCGACGGCGAGGCGTTGTTCGAGGCCTTGCAGCGCTTGAAGGCTGACGGCAATACGCTGTTTGTGGTCGAGCACGACGTGGAAACCATGCGCCGTGCTGACTGGCTGATCGACGTCGGCCCGGCGGCGGGCGAGCAGGGTGGGCAGGTGCTGTACAGCGGCCCGCCCGCCGGTCTTGCGGAGATCGAAGCGTCGCAGACGCGCGCCTACCTGTTTGCCGAAACACAGCGCCAGGTACGCACCGCGCGCAAACCGACGGCGTGGCTGAAACTCGAGGGCATCACCCGTAACAACCTGAACAATCTCAGCGCTGAATTTCCGCTGGGCTGCTTTACCTCGGTAACCGGCGTTTCCGGCTCCGGCAAGTCGAGTCTGGTCAGTCAGGCCTTGCTGGAACTGGTCGGCGCACAATTGGGCCGTCCCACGCTGGACAGTGAACCGGAAGAACTCAGCCTCGAAGACGACGCCCCGCAGGTCAGCAGCGGTCAGGTTACGTCCGGGCTGGAGTCGATCAAGCGACTGGTGCAGGTCGACCAGAAACCCATCGGCCGCACGCCACGCTCCAACCTGGCGACCTACACCGGGTTGTTCGACAACGTGCGCAAGCTCTATGCCGCGACCGACGCTGCGCGGGATGCGGGTTATGACGCCGGGCAGTTTTCCTTCAACGTCGCCAAGGGCCGTTGCGCCACCTGCGAAGGTGAGGGGTTTGTCAGTGTTGAATTGTTGTTCATGCCCAGTGTGTATGCGCCGTGCCCGACCTGCCATGGCGCGCGGTACAACCCACAGACGCTGGCGATTCTCTGGGAGGGTCTGAGCATTGCGCAGGTGCTGCAATTGACCGTCGAGGAAGCGGTGACGGTGTTTGCCGGGCAACCGGGGATTCGTCGGTCACTGGAGGTGCTGCGCGATATTGGCCTGGGTTATCTGCGCCTCGGGCAACCGGCCACGGAACTGTCCGGCGGCGAAGCACAGCGGATCAAACTGGCCACCGAGTTGCAGCGTAACCAGCGCGGCGCGACCTTGTATGTGCTCGATGAACCGACCACCGGGTTGCATCCGCGTGATGTCGACCGGCTGCTGGAACAGCTGGATACGCTGGTGACGGCGGGGCACACGGTGATTGTGGTCGAACACGAAATGCGCGTGGTGGCGCAAAGTGACTGGGTGATCGACATCGGGCCGGGGGCGGGGGATCAGGGCGGCAGGATTGTCGTGGCGGGCACGCCGCAGAAGGTTGCGGCGAGCAAGAAGAGCCGGACGGCGCCGTTTTTGGCCCGTGCCTTGAGCCGATAG
- a CDS encoding ATP-binding protein codes for MQFLSDSHGCDGWKGEMAGRICAFDWGPTELGPLDTWPASLCSAVQLMLASPLPMVMLWGRLGYMIYNDAYSIFAGGRHPYLLGSPVELGWPEVAEFNRHVVDTCLAGGTLSFRNKELVLLRDGVPEDVWMDLYYSPVANDDGVPAGVMAMVVETTEFVHSERRRQEAEQAYRADNERVRLALNAGALLGSFVWDVKNNTLSADERFARTFSYPPDHDLSNLAQDVAESRIHPDDHAWVQERVAHSVQTGEPYNAEYRVRRSDGSYLWVLASGGCEFDEHGKPLRFPGVLIDIHERKIAEESLLKFTRNLEQRVGEEVEARLAAEEQLRQSQKLEAIGGLTGGVAHDFNNLLQVIAGNLHLLARHEPNNANVQRRVSASLAAVERGAKLSSQLLAFARRQPLSPAVCNPQQIFEGVGELLQRALGETIQIDVQLPQQPWHINVDRNQLENAILNLAINARDAMKGEGTIALSAANVRLEREFCAGKGIVPGEFVRVAVSDTGAGIPPEILEQVFEPFFTTKADGQGTGLGLSMVFGFVKQSGGHVEITSALGEGTRVQLYFPRSLRPILDEAPNLQRQQSGGHETILVVEDNDAVRTSAVELLREEGYRVLTAGHGDAAMQMLLDGAAVDLIFTDVVMPGLIKSSDLFAWAKVQTPPVAVLFTSGHTRDIISRNHQLSPDTHLLSKPYSPEAMLQMIRVMLGS; via the coding sequence ATGCAGTTTTTATCCGATAGCCATGGTTGTGACGGCTGGAAAGGCGAGATGGCCGGGCGCATCTGTGCGTTCGACTGGGGCCCTACTGAACTGGGTCCGCTGGACACCTGGCCCGCCAGCCTATGCAGCGCCGTGCAATTGATGCTGGCCTCGCCGCTGCCGATGGTCATGCTCTGGGGCCGTCTCGGCTACATGATCTACAACGACGCCTATTCGATATTCGCGGGCGGTCGCCATCCGTATCTGCTCGGTTCACCGGTCGAGTTGGGTTGGCCAGAGGTCGCCGAGTTCAATCGACATGTGGTCGACACTTGCCTGGCGGGCGGCACCTTGTCCTTTCGCAATAAAGAACTGGTGCTGTTGCGTGATGGCGTCCCCGAAGACGTCTGGATGGACCTGTATTACAGCCCCGTCGCCAACGATGACGGCGTGCCGGCCGGGGTCATGGCAATGGTGGTGGAAACCACTGAATTCGTGCACTCCGAACGCCGGCGTCAGGAAGCCGAACAAGCCTACCGCGCCGACAATGAGCGGGTACGTCTGGCGCTGAATGCCGGCGCCTTGCTTGGCTCGTTTGTCTGGGATGTGAAAAACAACACATTGTCAGCAGACGAACGATTCGCCCGTACGTTCTCGTATCCGCCGGATCATGACCTGAGCAATCTCGCCCAGGACGTTGCCGAGTCGCGTATCCATCCCGATGACCACGCTTGGGTACAAGAGCGTGTCGCCCATTCCGTGCAGACCGGCGAGCCGTATAACGCCGAATATCGCGTCCGGCGCAGTGACGGCAGTTATCTGTGGGTGCTGGCCAGTGGCGGGTGCGAGTTTGACGAACACGGCAAACCGTTGCGCTTCCCCGGCGTACTGATCGACATTCATGAACGCAAGATTGCTGAAGAATCCCTGCTCAAATTTACCCGCAACCTCGAACAGCGCGTGGGCGAAGAGGTCGAGGCGCGGTTGGCGGCGGAAGAGCAGTTGCGCCAATCACAGAAGCTCGAAGCCATTGGCGGTCTCACCGGCGGCGTGGCTCACGACTTCAATAATCTGCTGCAAGTGATCGCCGGCAATCTGCATCTGCTCGCCCGCCACGAACCGAACAACGCCAACGTGCAGCGCCGGGTCAGCGCGTCGCTGGCGGCGGTCGAACGCGGTGCCAAGCTGTCCTCTCAGTTGCTCGCGTTTGCCCGGCGCCAGCCGTTGTCGCCGGCGGTGTGCAACCCGCAGCAGATTTTCGAAGGCGTTGGCGAATTGCTGCAACGGGCGCTGGGCGAAACCATTCAGATCGACGTGCAGTTGCCGCAGCAACCGTGGCACATCAACGTCGACCGCAATCAACTGGAAAATGCCATTCTCAACCTGGCGATCAACGCTCGTGATGCGATGAAGGGCGAGGGCACCATTGCGCTCAGCGCTGCCAATGTGCGACTCGAACGCGAGTTCTGTGCCGGTAAAGGCATCGTTCCCGGCGAATTTGTCCGCGTTGCGGTCAGTGACACCGGCGCGGGTATCCCGCCAGAGATCCTCGAGCAAGTATTCGAACCGTTTTTCACTACCAAGGCCGATGGTCAGGGCACCGGGCTGGGCCTGAGCATGGTGTTCGGCTTCGTCAAGCAGAGCGGCGGGCATGTCGAGATCACCAGCGCTTTGGGCGAGGGCACGCGGGTGCAGTTGTACTTCCCGCGCAGCCTGCGCCCGATCCTTGATGAGGCGCCCAATCTGCAAAGGCAGCAGAGCGGCGGCCACGAGACGATTCTGGTGGTCGAGGACAACGACGCCGTGCGCACTTCGGCGGTGGAATTGTTGCGCGAGGAGGGCTATCGCGTGTTGACCGCCGGCCACGGCGATGCGGCCATGCAAATGCTCCTCGACGGTGCCGCGGTCGACCTGATCTTCACCGACGTGGTCATGCCGGGGCTGATCAAAAGCTCCGACCTGTTCGCCTGGGCCAAGGTGCAGACGCCGCCGGTGGCGGTGCTGTTCACTTCCGGGCACACCCGCGACATCATTTCGCGCAATCACCAGTTAAGCCCTGACACCCATTTGCTGAGCAAACCGTATAGCCCGGAAGCCATGTTGCAGATGATTCGGGTGATGCTCGGTAGCTGA
- a CDS encoding GntR family transcriptional regulator: MTEKKPETTVDRVYQGVYEAISKRSLRPGMKLGEASLAELFNVSRTSVRAALKQLEADGLVTTEPNKGASVSLPSNEELRSLFETRRLIEIGIVTELCRRKDGAAMQDLREHLLLEDEAHAAGDHERLIHLLGEFHIKLARSLNNPVLLDWFQKLISRASLYAAALDDDSHEVCRDNEHLRLIEYIEAGNQSAAIELTCTHLNGIEKAILDVAAKMKTGYHPLKHLIGV, translated from the coding sequence ATGACCGAAAAGAAACCGGAAACCACGGTCGACCGCGTCTACCAAGGGGTTTACGAGGCGATCAGCAAGCGTTCGTTGCGTCCGGGAATGAAACTGGGCGAGGCCTCGCTGGCCGAGTTATTCAATGTCAGCCGCACGTCGGTGCGCGCGGCATTGAAGCAATTGGAGGCCGATGGGCTGGTCACCACCGAGCCCAATAAAGGGGCATCGGTATCGCTGCCGAGCAATGAAGAGCTCCGCTCGCTGTTTGAAACCCGCCGGCTGATCGAGATCGGCATCGTCACCGAACTGTGCCGGCGCAAGGACGGCGCGGCGATGCAGGATCTGCGCGAGCACCTGCTGCTGGAAGATGAAGCCCACGCGGCGGGCGATCATGAGCGCTTGATTCACCTGCTTGGCGAGTTCCACATCAAACTGGCGCGCAGCCTGAATAATCCGGTGCTGCTCGACTGGTTCCAGAAGCTGATCTCCCGTGCCTCGCTATACGCCGCCGCGCTGGATGACGACAGCCATGAAGTCTGCCGCGACAACGAACACCTGCGCCTGATCGAGTACATCGAAGCCGGCAATCAGAGCGCCGCCATCGAGCTGACCTGCACGCATCTCAATGGTATCGAGAAGGCCATTCTCGACGTCGCCGCGAAAATGAAAACTGGCTACCATCCGCTCAAACACCTGATCGGGGTGTAG
- a CDS encoding DUF799 domain-containing protein — protein MIARTLKLLAAGLALTVLGGCVAPKTVDYSAYKQARPKTILVLPPLNTSPDVKASYSLLSQVTFPLAEAGYYVLPITLVDETFRQNGLTTPDDIHQAPPNKLKEIFGADAALYITVTEYGTRYMVISSETAVTATAKLVDLKSGTTLWTGSARASSEEGGNNGGGGLIGMLITAAVKQVINSATDAGYPIAGVASNRLLSAGHPAGLLYGPRSPKYGTD, from the coding sequence ATGATCGCGCGTACCTTGAAACTGCTGGCCGCCGGTCTGGCCCTGACCGTGCTGGGCGGCTGCGTTGCGCCCAAGACCGTGGATTACTCGGCTTACAAACAAGCGCGGCCAAAGACCATTCTGGTGCTGCCACCGCTGAACACCTCGCCGGATGTGAAGGCGTCGTACAGCCTGTTGTCGCAGGTGACGTTCCCGCTGGCCGAGGCTGGTTATTACGTACTGCCGATCACGCTGGTTGACGAGACGTTCCGCCAGAACGGCCTGACCACACCGGACGACATCCATCAGGCACCGCCAAACAAACTGAAGGAGATCTTCGGTGCGGACGCGGCGCTGTACATCACCGTGACCGAATACGGCACGCGTTACATGGTGATCAGCAGCGAAACGGCAGTGACCGCGACGGCGAAACTGGTCGACCTGAAAAGCGGCACGACGCTGTGGACCGGTTCGGCCCGGGCGTCGAGCGAAGAGGGCGGCAATAACGGCGGCGGTGGTCTGATCGGCATGCTGATCACGGCAGCGGTCAAGCAGGTTATCAACAGCGCCACCGATGCCGGCTACCCGATTGCCGGTGTGGCGAGTAATCGTCTGCTCTCGGCCGGGCATCCGGCAGGCCTGCTGTACGGCCCGCGCTCGCCGAAATACGGCACGGACTGA
- a CDS encoding DUF4810 domain-containing protein has protein sequence MNLTLSRSLMALTLAASALLAGCSSPKTLYQWEGYEPQVYEYFKGEEPKEAQAEALERDLQKIRSTGKAVPPGYHAHLGLLYLSMGKDDQMVQQFNTEKTLFPESGTYMDFLLKNAKTGDAK, from the coding sequence ATGAATCTGACTTTGTCGCGCTCGTTAATGGCGCTGACGCTGGCCGCCAGCGCCTTGCTGGCCGGTTGCAGCAGCCCGAAAACCCTGTATCAGTGGGAAGGCTACGAACCCCAGGTCTACGAATACTTCAAAGGCGAAGAGCCGAAGGAAGCCCAGGCCGAAGCGCTGGAGCGTGACCTGCAAAAAATCCGTTCCACCGGCAAGGCCGTACCGCCGGGTTACCACGCACACCTTGGCTTGCTCTATCTGAGCATGGGCAAGGACGATCAGATGGTGCAGCAGTTCAACACCGAGAAAACCCTGTTCCCTGAGTCCGGGACGTACATGGATTTCCTGCTCAAGAATGCCAAGACCGGAGACGCGAAATGA